A part of Polynucleobacter sp. MG-Unter2-18 genomic DNA contains:
- a CDS encoding YqiA/YcfP family alpha/beta fold hydrolase — protein MAVTLVVYLHGFRSSPNSTKAIMTGEAVRALSSESHSYEWYCPQLLASPKESLEMVVKHINQAKFNRLVIIGSSLGGFYTNYLAEKFHCKGIALNPAVYAARELEPHVGMMNAYDSEDPFDFKAEYIDELRALKIDSITDPTRYFLIAAKGDELLDWKEMTAFYPGAKQLILEGGDHGISDYANHLPAVIEFIKH, from the coding sequence ATGGCAGTAACCTTGGTTGTTTATTTGCATGGCTTTCGGTCTTCACCAAACTCAACCAAGGCGATAATGACTGGCGAGGCGGTGAGGGCGCTCTCGTCGGAAAGCCATTCTTATGAGTGGTATTGCCCTCAATTGCTTGCGTCTCCAAAAGAGAGCCTGGAGATGGTTGTCAAACACATCAATCAAGCCAAATTTAATCGCTTGGTCATCATCGGATCTTCCTTGGGCGGTTTTTATACCAACTACCTTGCAGAAAAATTTCATTGCAAAGGCATCGCCCTTAATCCTGCCGTGTATGCTGCTAGAGAATTAGAGCCCCATGTTGGCATGATGAATGCCTATGACAGCGAAGACCCTTTTGATTTTAAGGCGGAGTACATCGATGAATTGCGTGCTTTAAAGATAGATTCAATTACAGATCCAACGCGTTATTTTTTAATTGCCGCAAAAGGTGATGAACTGTTGGATTGGAAAGAAATGACGGCTTTTTACCCTGGTGCCAAACAACTGATCCTCGAAGGTGGCGATCATGGAATTTCTGACTACGCCAATCATTTACCTGCAGTAATCGAATTTATTAAGCATTAA
- a CDS encoding folate-binding protein YgfZ, which yields MTPIPKNIAMPASSLNSGFTPLSHWGLILVQGADAAALLQSQLSNSVLSLKRTLLGDIAQSHDSVRLVGYCSPKGRLLASAWLGLFPESVDSDDRFALFVSKDIAASTAKRLSMYVLRSKVKVVDASDDWEVLGTYQNEDASQSTNLPKDSLALRMPDVLAQDQSFQRTLIARKKVGPTPSSIDQASLDQWNSLEVLSAIPRIVLATQEQFVPQMINFESVAGVDFKKGCYPGQEIVARSQYRGAVKRRLQLAHIDTSVTALELAKPGVELFQEGDASQPCGMVVLAAANATNSARIDLQIECKLDALEIGAIHLGANDGPVLTPDSLPYPLLEI from the coding sequence ATGACCCCAATCCCAAAAAACATCGCCATGCCCGCCTCCAGCCTGAACTCTGGTTTTACCCCCCTAAGCCATTGGGGCCTGATCTTGGTCCAGGGGGCTGATGCTGCAGCCTTGCTACAAAGCCAGTTAAGCAACTCCGTACTTAGCCTCAAGCGCACCTTGCTGGGTGATATTGCGCAAAGCCACGATTCTGTTCGACTAGTTGGCTATTGCAGCCCCAAAGGGCGTCTACTGGCTAGTGCTTGGCTTGGCTTATTTCCTGAATCAGTTGATTCGGACGACCGTTTTGCCCTTTTTGTTTCCAAAGATATTGCAGCGAGCACTGCAAAACGATTATCAATGTACGTACTTCGCTCAAAAGTAAAAGTGGTGGATGCCTCAGATGACTGGGAAGTTTTAGGTACTTATCAAAACGAGGATGCTAGTCAATCAACCAATCTACCCAAAGACTCTCTTGCCTTGCGAATGCCTGATGTACTTGCTCAAGATCAATCTTTTCAGCGTACTCTGATTGCCCGCAAAAAGGTGGGGCCAACACCGTCATCAATAGATCAGGCCTCACTAGATCAGTGGAATTCTTTAGAGGTATTGAGCGCCATCCCCAGAATTGTCTTGGCGACTCAGGAGCAATTTGTTCCGCAGATGATTAACTTTGAATCCGTTGCTGGCGTAGATTTCAAAAAAGGCTGCTATCCGGGTCAAGAAATTGTTGCGCGAAGCCAATACCGTGGCGCAGTAAAACGTAGACTCCAACTCGCGCATATCGATACCAGCGTAACTGCATTGGAACTGGCTAAACCAGGTGTGGAATTATTTCAAGAAGGTGATGCTAGTCAGCCATGTGGCATGGTAGTGCTGGCTGCTGCCAATGCAACAAATTCAGCACGTATTGATCTTCAGATTGAATGTAAGCTTGATGCTCTTGAAATTGGAGCTATACATCTTGGTGCAAACGATGGGCCGGTCTTAACACCAGATTCTCTCCCCTACCCCTTATTAGAAATTTAA
- a CDS encoding ankyrin repeat domain-containing protein yields the protein MRSSFKVNRLFHAYLLCFSGLISAQTADQIADFTKAAKFDDVSEVRSLIKAGVTPNTLDPKGTPMLILAVRDKSFKVTDLLLANPATDVNLTNKSGENALMLAAFDGELALVKNLVLQKKAAVNKLGWAPIHYAATNGHLEITQFLMANGAQINALSPSETTPLMMSIGSGNVQLIKYLLDNGADLRMRNHEGYTAIDVAQLFGKDDIRDGLMSRWIKLYNQPYPGGPKKTP from the coding sequence ATGAGAAGTTCTTTTAAAGTTAACCGTCTTTTTCATGCCTACTTATTGTGCTTCTCAGGCTTGATTAGCGCACAAACTGCCGATCAGATTGCGGATTTCACCAAAGCAGCAAAGTTTGATGACGTCTCAGAGGTGCGATCCCTAATCAAGGCAGGCGTTACCCCCAATACATTGGATCCTAAAGGCACTCCCATGTTGATCCTTGCTGTACGGGATAAATCTTTTAAGGTCACGGATTTATTGCTTGCCAATCCAGCTACAGATGTGAATTTGACTAATAAAAGTGGTGAAAATGCGCTCATGTTGGCTGCATTTGATGGCGAACTTGCTTTAGTCAAGAACTTGGTTCTTCAAAAGAAAGCTGCTGTTAATAAGCTTGGTTGGGCACCAATTCACTATGCAGCCACCAATGGCCATTTAGAAATAACTCAGTTTCTAATGGCCAATGGTGCCCAGATTAATGCATTAAGTCCAAGTGAGACAACGCCATTAATGATGTCTATCGGCTCAGGTAATGTCCAGCTGATTAAATACCTACTTGATAATGGCGCGGACTTGCGCATGAGAAATCATGAGGGATATACAGCCATAGATGTTGCTCAATTATTTGGCAAGGATGATATTCGTGATGGCTTAATGTCACGTTGGATAAAGCTCTATAACCAGCCATATCCAGGCGGTCCTAAGAAGACTCCCTGA
- a CDS encoding ion channel: MTFSSLLDKLPGLNSLPSFSTLFSEINADMGDSDIWFLLFLTCLMLTFHGLSVLSIAGIFHWIDQKLENKRVYGANFVSYFVAILLIIVIHLLEIIAWAYICLGLQVFPTNLQTLYFAGEMYTTVGYGNYLLTERWRILPIIISFSGIFAVSMSGAALYTMMGALLGRSNQNPKSGSGF; encoded by the coding sequence ATGACTTTTAGCAGCTTATTGGACAAGCTTCCTGGCCTGAACTCCCTCCCCAGCTTCAGCACACTCTTTTCTGAAATTAATGCGGATATGGGCGATAGCGATATCTGGTTCTTGTTATTTCTAACGTGTTTAATGCTCACATTCCATGGTTTGAGCGTTTTATCAATCGCGGGTATTTTTCATTGGATTGACCAAAAACTTGAAAATAAACGGGTCTACGGGGCCAACTTTGTATCGTATTTCGTTGCCATCTTATTGATTATTGTTATTCACCTGCTTGAAATTATTGCTTGGGCCTATATTTGTTTGGGATTGCAGGTATTCCCAACAAACCTGCAAACCCTGTATTTTGCCGGCGAGATGTACACAACTGTTGGCTATGGTAATTACCTTCTGACTGAGCGCTGGCGTATCCTGCCCATCATTATTTCCTTCTCTGGAATCTTTGCTGTATCCATGTCTGGGGCTGCGCTGTACACCATGATGGGTGCTTTATTGGGAAGATCAAACCAAAACCCTAAATCAGGCTCGGGGTTCTAG
- the tmk gene encoding dTMP kinase, producing the protein MTDQSLGYFISFEGIDGAGKSTHIESFSNLIKQRHPDRDVVMTREPGGTQLGEQLRALLLDAPMNLETEALLMFAARREHIAQVIEPALKAGKIVISDRFTDASFAYQGGGRGLSLAKLNDLEKWVQGRPDGSLLQPDLTFLFDLPGSVAEGRRSKVRAPDKFEKMDLDFFEKVRQEYLRRAKADPNRFYLVDATQTPEAIWLELESLKMKL; encoded by the coding sequence ATGACAGATCAATCTCTAGGTTATTTCATTAGCTTCGAAGGTATCGATGGCGCGGGTAAAAGCACGCACATTGAATCTTTTAGCAACTTGATTAAACAGCGGCATCCTGATCGCGATGTTGTGATGACTAGGGAGCCTGGTGGTACCCAATTAGGCGAACAACTTCGCGCCCTATTACTTGATGCGCCAATGAATTTGGAAACTGAGGCGCTGCTGATGTTTGCTGCTCGTCGGGAACATATTGCACAAGTGATAGAGCCAGCATTGAAAGCAGGAAAGATTGTGATTTCCGATCGCTTCACAGATGCGAGTTTTGCTTATCAAGGTGGCGGTCGCGGCTTAAGCCTAGCAAAGTTAAACGACTTGGAGAAATGGGTTCAGGGTCGTCCCGATGGTTCATTACTTCAACCGGATCTGACCTTCCTTTTTGATTTACCTGGTTCGGTTGCTGAAGGTAGGAGGTCGAAGGTAAGGGCGCCCGATAAATTTGAAAAAATGGATTTGGATTTTTTTGAAAAAGTTCGTCAAGAGTATTTACGTAGAGCAAAGGCAGATCCAAATCGCTTTTATCTAGTCGATGCTACCCAAACACCAGAAGCTATTTGGCTTGAGCTCGAGTCATTGAAGATGAAGCTCTAA
- a CDS encoding TatD family hydrolase has protein sequence MFIDSHCHLDFPEFQTRLPEVLSNMAACKVSHALCVSVDIPDFPKVRKLAEDHPHLYASVGVHPDYEDTPEPSFEFLVEQAKHPKIIAIGETGLDYFRMGDRSYESMEWQRERFRTHIRAAIEAKKPLIIHTRSSSADTLRILKEEGADQIGGVMHCFTETTEVARAAIDMGFYISFSGIVTFKSAKDLQETCREVPLDRMLIETDSPYLAPIPYRGKTNEPAWVSKVGEYVAELKGVSVELLAEQTSNNFFQCFQINRAIS, from the coding sequence ATGTTTATAGACTCACATTGCCATCTCGATTTCCCCGAATTTCAAACCCGCCTACCTGAGGTGTTATCGAATATGGCCGCCTGCAAGGTGAGTCATGCTTTGTGCGTATCAGTAGATATTCCGGACTTTCCTAAGGTACGAAAGCTAGCCGAAGATCATCCTCATTTGTATGCCTCGGTTGGGGTACATCCGGATTACGAAGATACGCCAGAGCCTAGTTTTGAATTCCTGGTCGAGCAAGCAAAGCACCCCAAAATCATTGCGATTGGCGAAACTGGGCTTGATTACTTCCGTATGGGCGATCGCAGCTATGAATCCATGGAATGGCAGAGGGAGCGCTTTAGAACGCACATTCGCGCGGCTATTGAAGCCAAGAAGCCTCTCATCATCCATACGCGATCCTCTTCCGCTGACACCCTCAGAATCCTCAAAGAAGAGGGCGCTGATCAGATTGGCGGTGTAATGCATTGCTTTACAGAAACCACTGAAGTTGCCAGGGCTGCTATTGATATGGGCTTTTACATCTCGTTTTCTGGCATTGTGACTTTTAAGAGCGCCAAGGACCTACAGGAAACCTGTAGGGAAGTTCCTCTGGATCGTATGCTGATTGAGACAGATTCGCCTTATTTGGCCCCAATTCCTTATCGTGGCAAGACGAATGAGCCGGCTTGGGTTTCCAAGGTTGGTGAGTATGTTGCAGAACTAAAGGGTGTTTCTGTTGAATTGCTAGCAGAACAAACTTCAAATAATTTTTTTCAATGTTTTCAGATAAATAGAGCAATATCATGA
- the hyi gene encoding hydroxypyruvate isomerase, which yields MPKFAANLTMLFNEKPFLERFALAKIGGFKAVEFLFPYAFEASEIKSALDNNALKLVLHNLPAGDWDAGERGIACHPNRVAEFRSGVAKAIEYASILGVPQLNCLAGKTPEGVDPALVHDTFVSNLQFAAAELKKSGLKLLIEPINTFDIPGFYLSKTAQGIAILDAVGADNAFLQYDIYHAQRMEGEIANTIQKYFDRIAHIQLADNPGRNEPGTGEINYGYLFDLLTRLGYTGYIGCEYKPLKTTEAGLHWMGQYEQ from the coding sequence ATGCCCAAGTTTGCAGCCAACCTCACCATGTTGTTCAACGAAAAACCATTTTTGGAGCGTTTTGCGCTAGCCAAGATTGGTGGTTTCAAAGCCGTTGAATTTCTATTTCCTTATGCTTTTGAAGCTAGCGAAATCAAATCCGCTTTAGATAACAATGCCTTAAAGTTGGTATTGCACAACTTGCCAGCTGGCGATTGGGACGCAGGGGAGAGGGGTATCGCATGTCACCCGAACCGTGTTGCTGAGTTTCGTTCCGGAGTTGCCAAGGCAATTGAGTACGCCAGTATTTTGGGCGTACCTCAACTCAACTGCTTAGCAGGAAAGACCCCCGAGGGTGTTGATCCAGCTTTGGTTCATGACACCTTTGTTAGCAATTTACAGTTTGCCGCTGCTGAGCTGAAGAAGTCTGGATTAAAACTGTTGATTGAGCCAATCAATACTTTTGATATCCCTGGTTTCTATCTTTCTAAAACTGCTCAAGGTATTGCAATACTGGATGCAGTTGGCGCTGATAACGCGTTTTTGCAATACGACATCTACCATGCTCAGCGTATGGAAGGTGAGATAGCCAATACGATACAAAAGTACTTTGATCGAATCGCCCATATACAGCTAGCGGATAATCCGGGTCGTAATGAGCCTGGTACCGGAGAAATTAACTACGGTTACTTATTTGATTTATTAACTCGTCTTGGTTATACAGGTTACATCGGTTGTGAATATAAGCCTTTGAAGACTACTGAGGCTGGCCTGCATTGGATGGGTCAATACGAGCAGTAA
- the mltG gene encoding endolytic transglycosylase MltG, translated as MSFYHISMSRKFQRSLFINPSKGGLWKSCALIFFSLLLILYGAIFLWPVVPATSNVDKGAAYKVKITPQSGLSAIAGQLSEQGVSTNVVTLQVAARVLLVGSKLKPGTYLLAPRASLGNILLQIARGDRVRESVAIIPGMTIWQLRNLIDQHPALIHQTKGMSSKELLMTIGLNYPGDEGLFYPDTYIFDPDDSDTSIYRRASQAMQRQLRTAWEQRDPATPLKTPYDLLILASIVEKETGRSSDRSLVSAVFVNRLNLKMPLQTDPTVIYGIGPKFDGNLRKTDLRKDSPYNTYMNKGLPPTPIAMPSKESLLAVVHPAKSDAVYFVARGDGTSHFSKTYKEHESAVDQFQRKRNSSTQAKPQ; from the coding sequence ATGAGCTTTTATCATATCTCGATGAGCAGAAAATTTCAGAGAAGTCTTTTTATTAATCCCTCAAAAGGTGGGCTATGGAAATCCTGTGCCCTCATTTTCTTTTCCTTACTGCTGATCTTGTACGGAGCCATCTTTTTATGGCCAGTTGTGCCAGCCACATCAAATGTTGATAAGGGAGCTGCCTACAAAGTCAAGATTACTCCCCAATCTGGCCTATCTGCAATTGCAGGTCAGTTATCAGAGCAGGGAGTATCTACAAATGTAGTTACTTTACAAGTGGCAGCAAGAGTGCTTTTAGTTGGCTCTAAGTTAAAACCGGGAACCTATCTGTTGGCTCCCCGTGCTAGCTTGGGAAATATCTTGTTGCAAATAGCCCGTGGTGATCGAGTTCGAGAGAGTGTAGCCATCATTCCTGGTATGACCATATGGCAACTGAGAAACCTGATTGATCAACATCCCGCGCTAATTCATCAAACTAAAGGTATGAGTTCAAAAGAGCTGTTGATGACCATTGGACTGAATTACCCAGGCGATGAGGGACTCTTTTATCCAGATACCTATATTTTTGACCCGGATGATTCAGATACTTCAATCTATCGAAGGGCTTCACAGGCGATGCAAAGGCAGCTAAGAACTGCTTGGGAGCAAAGGGACCCAGCCACACCCTTAAAAACTCCTTATGACCTACTTATTTTGGCCTCGATTGTGGAAAAAGAGACGGGGCGCTCAAGCGATAGGTCTTTGGTCTCAGCGGTTTTCGTCAATCGCCTCAATTTGAAGATGCCTTTACAGACCGATCCAACCGTCATTTACGGAATTGGCCCCAAATTTGATGGCAATCTTCGAAAAACAGATTTGCGCAAGGACAGTCCCTACAATACTTATATGAACAAGGGTTTGCCACCAACGCCAATAGCGATGCCGAGTAAGGAGTCTCTCCTTGCTGTGGTTCATCCGGCAAAAAGTGACGCGGTATATTTTGTGGCGCGTGGGGATGGCACTAGCCATTTCTCGAAAACATACAAAGAGCATGAAAGCGCAGTTGATCAGTTTCAACGTAAACGCAATTCTTCCACTCAAGCAAAGCCACAATAA
- a CDS encoding DUF3108 domain-containing protein has product MPKKSLWILSAAIFLSLFGHLILFFGIPFFSFGSAPPIAEDLIIKTDLRVESPKKIQMTTASKKKASPKQTNAVSADPLADQGKGEQGALGNQSGQAFRLPESGTYYFDAYVDGQLIQAAQLDWITEGNNYRLYINIPYAIVGPFVFESRGTVDAYGIAPSIYWTQRGTKPPRYSRFDRDQSGGGKMYFSEKPEFTPDLLPGTQDRFSLLFQLASLLNGSDKIDEAGSIRSIPVVDYDTLEMWQFKSYGEKESEDIPSMGKGVNRHYALLQRESSKFKRQVDIWLARDLDWLPGRMRSLESNGRTLELIFKQRAPIDKSRLLN; this is encoded by the coding sequence GTGCCAAAAAAATCCCTGTGGATTCTAAGTGCTGCAATCTTTCTATCGCTGTTTGGGCACCTGATTTTATTTTTTGGGATTCCATTCTTCTCTTTTGGTAGTGCGCCCCCCATTGCCGAAGATCTCATCATCAAAACAGATCTTCGGGTAGAGTCGCCAAAGAAAATCCAAATGACTACTGCGTCAAAGAAAAAGGCATCACCCAAGCAAACTAACGCAGTATCAGCAGATCCTTTAGCAGATCAGGGGAAAGGAGAGCAGGGTGCATTGGGCAATCAGTCTGGGCAAGCATTTCGTCTTCCTGAATCTGGAACGTATTATTTTGATGCCTATGTCGATGGGCAACTCATTCAAGCCGCTCAATTGGACTGGATTACTGAGGGCAATAATTACCGCTTGTATATCAACATACCTTACGCCATCGTCGGCCCTTTTGTTTTTGAATCTAGAGGCACTGTCGATGCCTATGGCATAGCGCCATCCATTTACTGGACACAGCGGGGTACAAAACCACCGCGCTATTCTCGCTTTGATCGCGATCAGAGCGGAGGAGGGAAGATGTACTTCTCTGAAAAGCCTGAGTTCACACCGGATCTACTGCCAGGCACTCAAGATCGATTTAGCCTACTTTTTCAATTAGCCTCTTTACTAAATGGTAGCGACAAGATTGATGAGGCTGGCAGTATTCGTAGTATTCCTGTAGTCGACTATGACACGCTCGAAATGTGGCAATTTAAAAGTTATGGCGAGAAAGAATCAGAAGATATTCCAAGCATGGGTAAGGGTGTTAATCGCCATTACGCTTTGTTGCAGCGAGAGAGTAGTAAATTTAAGCGTCAAGTGGATATTTGGCTGGCCAGGGATCTGGATTGGCTTCCAGGCAGAATGCGCTCTCTTGAGTCTAACGGACGTACCCTAGAGCTTATATTTAAGCAAAGGGCACCAATCGATAAATCTAGGCTACTTAACTAA
- a CDS encoding NRDE family protein, producing the protein MCLILFAWKSHPDYPLVVAANRDEFYERDTDPMGWWSEHPHVLAGKDRADVLGSPGTWLGFTKTGRFAALTNVRAPSEKNPDARTRGELSLHYLTGQHKPQAYIQENAKRFELYNGFNLLMADLSDPENAEMHWVSNRLMMGQSIRPRKVFPEQALSPGVYGLSNAMLDTPWPKVNHRVAAFAQTLAMDSGQLKNADHYLRLLADTHEASPQELPNTGVSPDWEKALSAAFIKTPSYGTRSSTILRVRKDGQFEMVERRFDANGTVGHDVVTGELTAAPGSNLSV; encoded by the coding sequence ATGTGCTTAATTCTCTTTGCCTGGAAATCGCATCCAGACTACCCTTTGGTGGTTGCGGCAAATCGGGATGAATTTTATGAACGCGATACTGACCCCATGGGTTGGTGGTCTGAGCACCCTCATGTATTGGCTGGTAAAGACCGAGCGGATGTATTAGGTAGTCCTGGAACTTGGCTGGGCTTCACCAAGACAGGACGTTTTGCTGCGTTGACCAATGTCAGAGCGCCGAGCGAAAAAAATCCTGACGCAAGAACTCGTGGTGAGCTCAGCCTGCACTATCTTACGGGTCAGCACAAGCCGCAGGCTTACATCCAAGAGAATGCAAAACGGTTTGAGCTGTACAACGGATTTAATTTACTGATGGCTGATCTGAGCGATCCAGAGAATGCGGAAATGCATTGGGTAAGTAATCGCCTCATGATGGGTCAAAGCATCCGCCCAAGAAAAGTTTTTCCTGAGCAAGCACTAAGCCCTGGAGTCTATGGCCTGTCAAACGCAATGCTCGATACACCATGGCCTAAAGTAAACCACCGGGTAGCAGCGTTCGCTCAAACCTTGGCAATGGACAGTGGGCAACTCAAAAATGCAGATCACTATCTGCGCTTATTGGCAGATACTCATGAAGCAAGCCCACAAGAGCTTCCGAATACCGGCGTGAGTCCAGATTGGGAAAAAGCTTTATCTGCTGCGTTTATTAAGACTCCAAGCTATGGAACGCGTTCAAGCACCATTTTGCGTGTTCGCAAAGATGGTCAGTTTGAGATGGTGGAAAGACGATTCGATGCCAATGGCACTGTAGGTCACGATGTTGTCACCGGTGAGCTTACTGCTGCACCGGGATCCAACCTTTCGGTATAG
- a CDS encoding PaaI family thioesterase, with the protein MTNKVQLNVETQLANLGEELNVPFLKLLGVRLITAEMGKGEILLALKPEHTNTWDVAHGGVLLTLMDVAMAVAARSSDPGDRSVVTVEMKNNFMQAANGILRVKADTVRRTATMAFCEAKLYNDQGEICCMSTGTFQFIKRLASKNANGERVINEDSRQQK; encoded by the coding sequence ATGACAAATAAAGTACAACTCAATGTAGAAACTCAACTTGCCAACCTAGGTGAAGAGCTTAACGTTCCCTTTTTAAAGCTTCTAGGCGTGCGACTAATCACTGCTGAAATGGGTAAAGGCGAAATACTCCTAGCCCTCAAGCCAGAGCATACCAATACTTGGGATGTGGCTCATGGTGGCGTTTTGCTCACGTTGATGGATGTTGCCATGGCTGTTGCTGCACGCTCAAGTGATCCTGGTGATCGAAGTGTTGTGACCGTGGAGATGAAAAATAACTTCATGCAGGCTGCTAATGGCATCTTGCGTGTAAAAGCGGATACCGTACGTCGCACTGCCACGATGGCTTTTTGCGAGGCCAAACTTTATAACGATCAGGGCGAGATCTGCTGTATGTCAACTGGGACGTTTCAGTTTATCAAGCGACTGGCAAGTAAAAATGCAAATGGTGAACGAGTCATTAATGAGGACTCCCGTCAGCAAAAATAA
- a CDS encoding DNA polymerase III subunit delta' encodes MSIVMFPNELVKKIAPWLEPVWDSMNLAALPNAVLIHGQSGIGKFEFSIELAKALLCETSAAIKPCNQCEACRWFDSGNHPDFIALVPETHSKLLPQGDFDSDAESPKKSKASQADGDGDAPEKKEKKSISIEDARSAIEGLSIGTHRGGNRVILVYPLEMLRSDSANTLLKSLEEPPKNTIFILLADRLDRVLPTIRSRCRLLSAPRPDRLSGLSWLRTQLSTIPGLKMSDADVESIYDEQGGAPYAVLDSLIARHNKDEKDELAIAIQASNYLLQAMSQGARINWLDAAERTQKARYSVLLATMQRWVSDLQSCAQMGAPRYYPKHYTAIKTLAQQARLPKLLRFWKSLLQARRHENHPLATRIQLEALLSQYQQVFED; translated from the coding sequence ATGAGTATTGTGATGTTTCCAAATGAGTTGGTCAAGAAAATAGCGCCATGGCTTGAGCCTGTCTGGGATAGCATGAACTTGGCTGCATTGCCTAATGCAGTTCTGATTCATGGTCAATCCGGTATCGGTAAGTTTGAGTTTTCTATTGAATTGGCTAAAGCGCTTTTATGTGAGACATCTGCTGCCATCAAGCCTTGCAATCAATGTGAAGCCTGTCGGTGGTTTGATTCCGGCAACCACCCTGACTTTATTGCTCTAGTGCCAGAAACGCATAGCAAGCTTTTGCCACAGGGTGATTTTGATTCAGATGCTGAATCCCCAAAAAAATCCAAGGCTAGTCAAGCTGATGGCGATGGTGATGCGCCCGAGAAAAAAGAAAAGAAGAGCATTTCTATTGAAGATGCCCGCAGTGCAATTGAAGGGCTGTCTATTGGGACTCACCGTGGCGGAAACCGAGTCATCCTGGTTTATCCCTTAGAAATGCTCAGATCTGACTCCGCGAATACTTTACTGAAGTCTCTTGAAGAGCCCCCCAAAAATACGATCTTTATTTTGCTAGCAGATCGCCTTGATCGCGTGTTGCCAACTATTCGCTCTCGCTGTCGTTTACTGTCCGCACCCCGACCAGATCGATTGAGCGGGCTCAGTTGGTTGCGCACTCAGCTGAGCACGATTCCTGGTTTAAAAATGAGTGATGCCGATGTCGAGTCGATCTATGACGAGCAGGGTGGGGCACCTTATGCAGTTTTAGACTCCTTAATTGCGCGTCACAATAAAGATGAGAAGGATGAGCTTGCGATTGCCATTCAGGCATCAAATTATTTATTGCAAGCGATGTCGCAGGGCGCTCGAATCAATTGGCTAGACGCTGCTGAAAGGACGCAAAAAGCCCGATATTCAGTTTTGCTGGCTACTATGCAGCGGTGGGTCTCTGATTTGCAAAGCTGCGCCCAAATGGGTGCGCCGCGCTATTACCCTAAGCATTATACTGCCATCAAGACGCTTGCACAACAAGCGCGACTACCAAAGCTACTCCGCTTCTGGAAGTCTCTGTTACAGGCTCGGCGCCATGAAAATCACCCGCTGGCTACCCGCATTCAACTAGAGGCATTGCTTTCTCAGTACCAGCAGGTATTTGAAGACTAA
- the glxR gene encoding 2-hydroxy-3-oxopropionate reductase, which translates to MSKLKLGFVGLGIMGGPMAGHLVAAGHELFINTRSKVPDELANTAAVLCATPAEVATKADIIITMVPDTPDVEKVLFGENGIASGISKGKIVVDMSSISPISTKDFAKRINDLGCEYLDAPVSGGQLGAKGASLTIMVGGKQATFDKVKPVFDLMGKNITLVGDNGAGQVTKVANQIIVALNIEAVAEALVFASKAGADPAKVRQALMGGFASSKILEVHGERMINRTFDPGFRIELHQKDLSLALSSAKALGVSLPNTASAQELFNSCAAHGGKSWDHSAMVKALEKMANFEIGQKS; encoded by the coding sequence ATGAGTAAATTAAAACTAGGCTTTGTGGGTTTGGGCATTATGGGTGGGCCAATGGCTGGACATTTGGTTGCAGCAGGTCATGAGCTATTTATCAATACCCGTAGCAAAGTTCCAGATGAGTTAGCCAATACTGCCGCTGTTCTCTGCGCAACTCCAGCAGAAGTTGCAACTAAGGCAGACATCATTATTACGATGGTTCCAGATACTCCTGATGTAGAAAAAGTACTTTTTGGAGAGAACGGTATTGCTTCAGGCATCAGCAAGGGCAAGATCGTTGTTGACATGAGTTCAATCTCCCCCATTTCTACAAAAGATTTTGCGAAGCGCATCAATGATCTAGGCTGTGAATATTTAGATGCTCCTGTATCTGGTGGCCAATTAGGCGCAAAGGGCGCTAGCCTCACCATCATGGTTGGTGGTAAGCAAGCCACATTTGATAAGGTGAAACCTGTCTTTGATTTGATGGGAAAAAATATTACTTTAGTTGGCGATAATGGTGCTGGTCAAGTTACTAAGGTGGCCAATCAGATTATTGTTGCCTTAAATATCGAAGCGGTTGCAGAGGCCTTGGTATTTGCCTCTAAGGCGGGAGCTGATCCGGCGAAAGTCAGACAGGCATTAATGGGTGGCTTTGCCAGCTCAAAAATACTGGAAGTTCATGGTGAGCGTATGATCAATCGCACTTTTGATCCTGGCTTTAGGATTGAACTTCACCAAAAAGATTTAAGTTTGGCCCTCAGCAGCGCCAAGGCTCTGGGCGTTAGTTTGCCTAATACAGCTAGCGCACAAGAATTATTTAATTCCTGTGCAGCACATGGTGGAAAATCGTGGGATCATTCTGCTATGGTCAAAGCATTAGAAAAAATGGCTAACTTTGAAATAGGTCAAAAAAGCTAG